The Triticum dicoccoides isolate Atlit2015 ecotype Zavitan chromosome 6A, WEW_v2.0, whole genome shotgun sequence genome has a window encoding:
- the LOC119316036 gene encoding heat shock cognate 70 kDa protein-like — protein MDMYSVLISDVKRLIGRRFCDKSVQGDLKTWPFKVVSGPRDRPMIVVQYKDEEKQFEAEEILAMILKNMRETAVAYLGTEVKNAVITVPVYFTDSQRQATIDAGTIAGLNVLRIINEPSAAAVAYGFGKMTDSEEVKTVLVFDLGGGTLDVSIVNIDPGADIDMAVFKVMATAGDTHLGGEDFNSLMMKHFVREFLKKYKTDGIRKNPKALRRLRTACEKAKRMLSITSQATVEIESLHDGIDFYGAISRAKFEQLNMDLFRKCIEHVKKCLGDADMDKSQIHDVVLVGGSTRIPKVRQLLREFFDGKELCTSINPDEAVAYGAAVQASILSGDDNEVRDVLLLEVTPLSLGVETVGRVMSVLIPRNSTIPVKKEDIYSTCSDNQTNVLIQVYQGEGEGTKDNILLGKFTLGGIPRAPRGKPKINVTFEIDADSILKKNVTITTDKGRLTAEEIKRMVRDANRYNSEDNEETEESEEPGCNFQVPG, from the exons ATGGATATGTATTCTGTATTGATTTCAGATGTGAAGCGACTTATCGGCCGGCGTTTCTGCGACAAGTCAGTTCAAGGAGATCTCAAGACGTGGCCCTTCAAAGTTGTGTCAGGTCCCAGGGACCGGCCGATGATCGTGGTGCAGTACAAGGATGAGGAGAAGCAGTTTGAGGCCGAGGAGATCTTGGCAATGATTCTCAAAAATATGCGGGAGACCGCCGTGGCCTACCTCGGCACGGAGGTGAAGAATGCGGTCATTACCGTCCCAGTCTACTTCACCGATTCACAGCGCCAAGCTACCATTGACGCCGGCACCATTGCTGGCCTCAATGTCCTGCGCATTATCAATGAGCcctctgccgccgccgtcgcctatGGGTTCGGCAAGATGACCGACAGTGAGGAAGTTAAGACTGTGCTCGTGTTTGATCTTGGTGGTGGTACCTTGGACGTCTCTATTGTCAACATCGATCCCGGTGCAGACATCGACATGGCCGTCTTCAAGGTCATGGCTACGGCCGGTGACACCCACCTCGGTGGCGAGGATTTCAACAGCCTCATGATGAAACACTTCGTGCGGGAGTTTCTTAAGAAGTACAAGACGGATGGCATCAGGAAGAACCCAAAGGCGCTTCGACGTCTTAGGACGGCATGTGAGAAGGCCAAGAGGATGCTCTCCATCACGTCGCAGGCTACCGTTGAGATTGAGTCTCTCCACGACGGCATCGACTTCTACGGGGCCATCAGCCGCGCAAAGTTCGAGCAGCTCAACATGGACCTCTTCCGCAAGTGCATCGAACACGTCAAGAAATGCCTCGGTGATGCCGATATGGACAAGTCCCAGATCCACGACGTCGTGCTCGTGGGTGGCTCCACCCGGATCCCCAAAGTTCGACAGCTGCTCCGGGAGTTCTTCGATGGCAAAGAGCTCTGCACGAGTATCAACCCCGATGAGGCCGTCGCCTACGGTGCCGCTGTACAGGCCTCCATCCTTAGCGGCGACGACAATGAAGTGCGGGATGTACTCCTGCTTGAGGTCACACCGCTCTCACTTGGGGTGGAGACGGTAGGTCGTGTCATGAGCGTGCTGATACCCAGGAACAGCACCATCCCTGTCAAGAAGGAGGACATTTACTCGACCTGCTCCGACAACCAGACCAATGTACTCATCCAGGTGTACCAGGGCGAGGGCGAAGGAACCAAGGACAACATCCTCCTCGGCAAGTTCACTCTCGGTGGCATCCCCCGTGCGCCCAGGGGAAAGCCAAAGATCAACGTCACCTTTGAAATTGATGCAGACAGCATTCTTAAG AAGAACGTCACTATCACCACTGACAAGGGGCGGctgaccgcggaggagatcaagcgTATGGTGCGTGATGCCAACAGGTACAATTCAGAGGACAATGAGGAAACGGAGGAAAGCGAAGAACCTGGGTGCAACTTCCAGGTTCCGGGCTGA